The DNA sequence CTTTGTCACATTCTACAACATGGACGATGCTTTTGCAGCCATCGATAACGGCGGCAAACTACGGAAGCCCGATGAGCTCCCGTTTGACATCTGCTTTGGTGGAAGAAGACAGTTCTGTAATTCACACTACGCTGACCTCGGTGAGACTCAAAACCACAAAGTCAAGTACAGCACTATACCATTTAATAAAATAACCATTTTCACTTGTTTAAGTAACTGTATAACTTTTCTTTTGGCGTAACCTGTCCAAGCCCTctaactgttgttgtttttttagcaagCTGCACCATAgaaactgtaatataatatcCCTGGTacaatgtggatttattaattCAATCATTGGCCAAGTTTTTATCCAAATGTAATGCAAATTTCAAACAAATTTCCAGAAAAGTGCCAAAAGAAAAAGCATTTTTAATGTGGAATTCATTGACCATAACATTGAGCCCATAAATGTCCCTCTCTCCATCAGATGCAAACAGAGATGCAGAGCAGTCTCCTGCCAAGAGCAGGTTTGAGGACCTCGACTTTGATTTGTTGCTGAAACAGGCCCAGAAAGGATTAAAGAGCTAGCAGAGCTGTGTGGGAGGACAAGAACGCCAAGTTTGATGTAGCAAAGATAGaaagaacattttcttttcatgaaCTTATGTAGCAAACTTTTGTACgttagaagtttttttttcatgtttcgACTCTAATATGCATGCAGTTGAGTTTCTGATATGTAGCACTGTTAATTTGATAACATGTTATTAGTGGAACCCACTTAAGATTTTTGTTTCATTCCATAACACTGATAAagttttgtatatttgtatataaaaataaaggctcTTAATTGTGTTTCCTGATGAACTTtagtttatttggtttattttaAATCCAAAGAACCAtgccagtgagccagcatgcacagtaCCATGCGAGTGCTTTCactattaatgttattagttacatATGTTTGACAAGTCAAACTGTCCGCTGCCACAGTACAAGCCAGTCTAAATCTGATCTGTTGCTACTATACCGGTAGTGACCCAGAATCCTGTTTCTTTAATTAAATGGTTGCATGTTGGTGGAACAGCTGTCTAACGTcgcatttataataataatactctacttccaaatgtgacaaaatgaaAATTTCCCATAAATCACAGACTAGCTGTACTCACATGGAAACTGCACAAAGAGGAACCGTTTTTACAAGTCCACCCTCATCAACATTAACAGGTTATCTTAAACAACACTACAAACTGGCCAAATGACGACTAAATTTAGTCAGCATAACTGGCAGTTAAAATAACCACTAATTTCACTGAGCTATGAAATGCGAAGTGTTATTTTGCCTTCTCCCTTGGGTGAACGGTTCCTTGAGGCCCCAAGGACAcgtactgtccctttaagacgTTCACGCTCAAGTCATACCAGTCGTAAACAGTCTATATGGTCGTAAACAGTCAACGCGCGCCTGAACTTCAGTCATCACAAAAcgatttgtattttttattcgCTTACAGTATTTACAACTTCAGACTTTAGACCATGTTATTATCGTGCTGCGCAATGCTCCCCGGTGCTTAAAACCACCGACTGGTCTGCGCAGGCGTGAGAGGACTGCAATAAAAGTCAAATCAAATGAACGTTAAAGGCAGGTATACAAAGCTATGAGTGACAGTATCgctgtgtcagcgctggagCTGCTGTCTGCGCAGTAGTAAATTGgaagcacagagagagacagcgaggaCTAAAGAGGACGCTAAACTATAACAGTAAACCATGTCGAAACCAGGCAGTGCCAGGGGCCAACCCCACACTGAGAAGAAGCGGTTCATCAGTGGAGTAGTGGAAGGTGAGCAGACCTGGGACCTGGGGCCCGAACTGGACCTCCAGAGTACGGATCCCTGTGTTGATCCAGTTTGGAGTAACGTTCCAGCTCTTCAATCCAGATGCAAACATCCAAATTAGGCTGCAAGCTAACATGATGAACTTCAGATATATTTAGTAGAAATGCAGCCAGGATATCAATCATGTATTGATCACTTCTGGTAAGGTGACATCATTTGGTGCATAACTTGATCTTTGCTTGATGCAGGTTTTTATGGGCGACCATGGACTATGGGGCAGAGAACAGAGCTGTTTAAAAGGTGtgttcccccccccacccagtTTGGTGTAgttgtttcacacacacacatacatacaaaccacattgaagaaatataaaatacatgtgAGGGTGTGGTAGAAACCAGGCTTATATGAAAAGCCACGACCAAAGGTAAAATGTAGATTTGCTTCATAGTGAGTCAGTGTGGTCGCATACTGGTGTTTAATATTTCTCCACCTTTCTGAATTTGGGTACAGGTGAAAAGGTTAACAACACTGGACAAACAATATTTAGCAAACATGAATTTGTCATCTCCTGATGCCtagtttcattttcactttcaaGACCTTTTAAACACACAGAACGAGCCCCTGTACTCCCAATCGTGTCTATAGCAACTGACATAATGCTTGATGTGATTGTTGACTGCTGGTTTTGGGTTCCACAGAGAACAGAAGTGGGGTTTGAACACGTACCTGTACGCCCCTAAGGATGACTACAAACACAGGATGTACTGGAGGGACCTGTACTCTGCTGAGGAGGCAGGTGAGTTTCACCCCTACACATGTCCTCCTTGTTCGTTAAATGAAATCCCAAATCTCATCTGGCTCTTGGAACAGGAGGGTGTCCTGAGGACTACCCAGTTACCAAAACCGCCAAGGACTGTCAGACAGCCTCAAGAGTAGGATAATTAACCTCTTTACTTTTTCCTCTTTGATTAGAACTGACCATTACTACCTGGGTATCGATATCTTCACCCATAGTGTCATCTGGGATAGCTTTctgctagagctgggcaatattatatctatatcgtgatatgagactagatatcgtcttagattttggatatcgtaatatggcataagtgttgtcttttcctggttttaaaggctgcattacagtaaagtgatgtcatttctgaATTTActagactgttgtaactgttctgttatttgcctttacccacttcgtcattatatccacattactgatgattatttatcaaaaatctcatgatggtcaaaaatattgtgatatttgattttctccatttcgcccagccctactttctgCTCCCTCATGCATTCATATTCCATGAAGGATATTTATAAGGTGAACATTTTAAGATAAAAAGTAATCTGTGCAAACCTGAACAGAGACCGGTGTATATGAGTGGGACCACATACTGTCAACACTTAGACTAGATTTAAGGAATAGCTGCATTAAAGTGCAACAACTGCCTAACAAAGTTCGCAgttataatgataataatatataatagatTTAATAAGTTTAGATTACTTTTCATttagacatgcaggaaatcatcacaggccGGACTCGAACcatggacctctgcatcgaggcataagcctcccagtacatgtgcgcctgctctacccactgagccaacccggccacaataACCTTCATACTTATTGTGTCATAGTGAACCACACGTACAGTACGTAAAACGCGCTAATCATGAAGGACATGTTTGAATCAGGATCCTCATTTACAAACCGAAcccaaaaacattgtaaaatacACTGTAGTTGCTTCTGCCATACCAAAGTCCCATTCTGAGTCATCATTATCTCCGCATTGTTCAGTGGAGCCTCTCCGTTGTTAGTTGGATGCGTCTTATCAGTAATGTTGCATACTGAAGGGCAGTGATGATTTGAAGTTTGACCTGTTAAAACTATCATGTCTCCAACGACTCCAAGTGCATTTCAAAACAGAAGCCCGTCATACTTGTACATTTTGCATAAATCACAGGCCTAAAGATTTTTCATGGTCCATGTCTATCAATCCAAACTGGGAACTTGTGCATCATTTACCTCCCAATAAACAGCATTTATTTAGGACATTTCTGTAACTGGGAGGACagtattaaaatattttttttcttttcttctcatctcttattctTTTTCCCAGAGCAACTCATCGCTCTGATATCGGCAGCTAAACAGCACGACGTCGAGTTCATCTACGCAATCTCTCCCGGCCTGGACATTACGTTCTCTAACCCCAAAGAGGTTGGCGCCCTGCAGAGGAAACTGGATCAGGTTAGGACCTGCATGCAGAGGGGAAGGGTGGAGCATGAGAATAGATCATTTAATCTCAGCTGCATATAGCTTTATGGCTCTCTGAGGTTTTGTTTTGGACACCATATTACTTTATATGAAACATACAGCAGTAAAATAGAAGCGTTTTATGCACTGCAAGTAGGTCAAAGGACAACTGAGGGCACTGACACTGCGGCAGGTAGTGGGTTTAATTCCTGGTGATATAATGTTATTATCCAATAAGGAACTTTGTCAAGAGTTGGGGAAAAACCCAATGATCTTAAAATCTCCAAAGCTGTCCTTTTCCTCCCTCAGGTGAGGCAGTTTGGCTGCAGGTCCTTCTCTTTACTGTTTGATGACATCGAGACTGAGATGTGTCCAGCTGATAAGCAGGCCTTCAGCTCCTTCGCTCACGCTCAGGTGGCCGTCACTAATGCGGTGTACCAGCACCTGGGAGACCCTGAGACCTTCCTCTTCTGTCCTACAGGTCAGGCAGTGGGGTTGCCTAAAACTGCTACTAAAAGACCAAGCATACTGCAGTTTGTTCCTTATAAAATGTTTCAAATATTATTCAGTCCCGTTGAACACAGACTGGGGAGTTTGAAGCATGCAAACACTGTGATGCTGTATCTAGGGCTGCCGCCTCTTAGTCggttagtcgactaatcggtcgttttggtcttagtcgacttaGATTTCGTCAACTTagagtgattttttttatttttttttatgcttctttcatgctgaatgacttatttccaagaaccTTATGTGCACATCTCCGGTAATATCTAAAGTGGTGTTTGTGCATttttctttgtggagaaacgcAGTTTTACAGATTTGTCAATTCAGTTAACTAATCCATTAGTGGACAAAATCCTATCGACTGAGAATTTCTTCAATTGAGGACAGCCCTAGTAATGCCTCTGTTTCACAGTTTTCCGTTATTCCCGTTTGTTTACTCCCTGTAACTCCAGATTATTGTGCTGCGTTCTGTACTCCCAACGTGTCCCAGTCCTCTTACCTGCACACCGTGGGAGAGAAGCTGCTGCCTGGGATAGACATACTGTGGACTGGTAAGGCTGCACTGACCCACTCAGGATCTCACTGAACCTCCACAGAAGTAGCCAAAGGTACAGTTTAATAACGGATTTTGCACTTTCATTCCTATTCCTGTTATTTAGGTCCCAAAGTGGTATCCCACAAAATCTCTGTTGAGTCCATAGAAGAGGTGTCCTCCGTCCTGAGGAGGGCACCAGTCATCTGGGACAATATCCACGCAAACGACTATGACCCCCAAAGGCTTTTCCTAGGACCCTTTAAGGTACATTTTTACaagactgtatttatatttatagttCGTATACAGTAAGTTCCAGTCTGATCTGTATCCGGGAATAATTAACATGATCTTTTGCTGTTAGGATCGTCCCACTGAGCTGATTCCCAAACTGGGAGGAGTGCTCACCAATCCCAACTGTGAGTTCTACCCAAACTTTGTGGCCATCCACACCTTGGCTACATGGTGCAAAGCAACCGCAGATGGAGGACAGAGGGATGTGGAAATGAGTGAGCGTCTAGTTTTTCTTGAAATTAAATAACACTCGGtgtgctgcctttttatttcatcatttcGTCAGCTTTGACACATACGCAGGATATTCCAGCTCAAATTTGACTCTGCTTTTACAATACAGCAATGTAACTATTTATAATGTTTGCGGTGAATGAGTGGTTGTCTTTCTCCCACTGCCATTTAtttcaaaacacaaaatggATCTACTACTAGATTATGTagctgaattaataataataacaaataaaaaaaaacatctagcTCATGCAGGTTTTAAGTCTGAAAGTAGTTTTATTTGAATACAGCACTAACCCTAAACAgagaccagcagctgcttgagGTCTTAAATTTAGGCGCTCAGTTGCTAAGTGCATTCAAACTTCGACTATACTTGAAACCTAAAACACAGTTGGTCCAAAGGTCAACCCTGAAATCTGAGAATAGTGAAACAATCAGATAATAAAAGCTAAATGAGGATAAATAAAAGCAGAAGCCtgacatgtacattttattgAAGGGTGGATTTTGTGCATTGTCCCACTGTCTCTCACCCCTTCATCACCAGGCGATGAGGAGCACGACCCCTGCTACAGCCCCAAGAAAGCCCTGACCCTGGCCCTCACTGACTGGCTGCAGGAGTTTCTGAACACCGATCAACCTGGAGGTAGCGAGTCATATACAAAACCGATTAATAATAAAGGTAAAGATGGAGTGGGTGTCGCATTAAGACAAAGTGTGTGTCatcaccctcctcctccatcctccagcTCGTCTCAAGAAGGAGTCATCGGGTGAGGAGCCCATGCAGACAGATGGGGGAGAGACCCCCCATGTTCCTGGACCTGGGGAGAACCCGCTGTACACAGCCGAGCCCCTCACCCTGGATGACTTGAAGCTGCTGTCGGACCTCTTCTACCTGCCGTACGAATACGGGCCGACAGCCAGGACCATGCTGCAGGAGCTGGACTGGCTCAGGAAACACAGTTGGGCCGCCGCTGCAGAGACAGACAAGGTACTGTTGCGTGTTttagacttctttttttttttttttaaagcagataaTGTTGTGAGTATTCTTCATCCTGTAAATTAACGCTTAaaacactgtttttgttttgtttcagacTGCGGAGTGGTGCTCAAGAGCGCAGCAGTTTGACGGCATGTGCGAAGCGGTGGTGCAGATGTTTAATCGACTGTCAAACGCCCCGAACCGCTGCATTCTGTACGACCTCTACAACTACATCTGTGACATCAAGAGTGGGGTCGGTCTGGCTCGAGCCTACGTGAAAGCACTAGGTGAGAAAAATCAGAATCTTCTAATGATGATCTAAGCACACAGGCTGGTTTATAAAGGATACAGGATGTTGGGCTTTAGGCTCATCTTTAACCTCATTTATAACAAATTTGAATCCATAAAAGTTAACCTACTCACATGTTGTAATGTGTTTGCTTTCCGAAGGAGGGCAGGGTCGCCCCTCAGCCCAGCTGATGAACACCGATCCTGAACCCTGGGGCTTCAGAGGAGGCCTCTCTGGAGAGTTCCAGGTATGTTAATCAGTGCTACGCCTAAACTCGGTGACATATttcctagggctgggcgatagggagaaaatcaaatatcacaatatttttgaccaaatacctcgatatcgataccgcaacgatattgtagtgttgactaatggtgctttcacaaaatattcacacagtgagatttttgataaataatcatcagtaatatggatataatgaataagtgggtaaaggcaaataatagaacagctagaacagtctggtaagttcagaacagtacatcactttactgtaatgcagcctttaaaaccaggaaaagacaacacttatgccatattacgatgtCCAAAATCTAaaacgatatctagtctcatatcacgatatcgatatataatattgatatgttgcccagctctaatattTGGTCATTTTTCTTACAGGTCATATTAAATCCATCATTTTTTCCAACTAATCACTAGGTGTAATGAATACGAAAAGGCATCCAGCAAATATCTTCTTTTTAGTATTGTTATCTCATCAATAATCTTTCAGTTTAGGTCTACATCAATATGAATATACTGTTTATTTGTACTGGCAGAGAATGCTGCCTTGCCACGGAAACAGGGACCTGTTCAGAGAGCCTCCCATGTCGGCTGTTTACTGCATACGGCCATACTGCCCTGAGGACAAGGTTAGGGTGCCAGCTCTTCACACGTAgtgatacatttttgtaaaaattcaGTAGTGATGTTACACAGTTTTGTTTTCTGTACTAGACGGAGGTGCAAAGGATTTTCAGAGAGATGCAGAGCGCAGGAGAGGGCAAAGTTCCCTTGACGATGCAGCCTCCACTCATCTGTGACGGGTAAGAAAGAGtccaatttctctctctctctggactgCTCGTGCTTTCATGCCTTCATCTGAGCATTCCCTCTGGCCCACCGCAGCCTGTCAGCTGGTGAGATCTCCCCTTCCCCTCAGTGTGCTCTCGTCCTGGAGGACGAGATCGGGGTGTGTGGTTACGCCCTGGCACTCACCGACGCCAAACCAGCCGCAGGCAAAATTCAGGTGATCAAATGCAACATCTAGTCGTTTTTTGTTCAGAATACGAGATGACAACAAAAATGCAAtacttgtattttatttcatatcATGCCTCTAGAGGGCAGTAAGTGACTCCGTGTTTAAGGACTTCCCCTCCCTGGTTACCATGCAAGTGCTGCCCCGGGTCACTGATCCCTCTCCAGCCAAGCGCATGATTGGTCGGCTGTTGTCCTCCGTCAGGAGCAGTGGTAGGTCAAGGCCTTGCACGGTGCCTTTGATAATTCTTAAGATGTGCCACATGGAACTGGCCTGCAGCCAATTCACTAACTCAGGTTGAACCAGAACAGGCTAAATATTCTCTACAAGGTTGTTTAGTCATAGCACACCTGCCAAGCTCTGCTATATCAGTTTATTCATGCAGCTGTTGATGTTGATGTGTCCAGGCAAAGGAATTATTTTATTACTAGTGCCAGCTGAGAGTTTAAGCTTCaatattttatacttttaaCAAATACAATCCAGGTAGGAAAACCCTGTTTCCCTCTCCTGGAGGACATAGGACATACAATAGTATGTAATGCGACTTCTCTACCGTTACCTGTATTGAGCAGAAAATGCGCTTCAGTTTCCAAAACTCTAAATCCACGCAAATTACTTTAACATTTAAGACCTCAAACACAGCAGTTATTAACccggcagttttttttttttttaaaagatgcaAAAGTGCAATTGCAGTGGTCATACCTTGCAAATGGCACAAGCACATTTCTAAATATGCAGGCACTGCAGCTGTACAATGATAATACTGGCTGGGTCTGATTTGGGGAGCTTTGCATCACTGACGCTGCATGACTttg is a window from the Perca fluviatilis chromosome 1, GENO_Pfluv_1.0, whole genome shotgun sequence genome containing:
- the ogal gene encoding protein O-GlcNAcase isoform X2, which gives rise to MSKPGSARGQPHTEKKRFISGVVEGFYGRPWTMGQRTELFKREQKWGLNTYLYAPKDDYKHRMYWRDLYSAEEAEQLIALISAAKQHDVEFIYAISPGLDITFSNPKEVGALQRKLDQVRQFGCRSFSLLFDDIETEMCPADKQAFSSFAHAQVAVTNAVYQHLGDPETFLFCPTDYCAAFCTPNVSQSSYLHTVGEKLLPGIDILWTGPKVVSHKISVESIEEVSSVLRRAPVIWDNIHANDYDPQRLFLGPFKDRPTELIPKLGGVLTNPNCEFYPNFVAIHTLATWCKATADGGQRDVEMSDEEHDPCYSPKKALTLALTDWLQEFLNTDQPGARLKKESSGEEPMQTDGGETPHVPGPGENPLYTAEPLTLDDLKLLSDLFYLPYEYGPTARTMLQELDWLRKHSWAAAAETDKTAEWCSRAQQFDGMCEAVVQMFNRLSNAPNRCILYDLYNYICDIKSGVGLARAYVKALGGQGRPSAQLMNTDPEPWGFRGGLSGEFQRMLPCHGNRDLFREPPMSAVYCIRPYCPEDKTEVQRIFREMQSAGEGKVPLTMQPPLICDGLSAGEISPSPQCALVLEDEIGVCGYALALTDAKPAAGKIQVPEECSVS
- the ogal gene encoding protein O-GlcNAcase isoform X1; amino-acid sequence: MSKPGSARGQPHTEKKRFISGVVEGFYGRPWTMGQRTELFKREQKWGLNTYLYAPKDDYKHRMYWRDLYSAEEAEQLIALISAAKQHDVEFIYAISPGLDITFSNPKEVGALQRKLDQVRQFGCRSFSLLFDDIETEMCPADKQAFSSFAHAQVAVTNAVYQHLGDPETFLFCPTDYCAAFCTPNVSQSSYLHTVGEKLLPGIDILWTGPKVVSHKISVESIEEVSSVLRRAPVIWDNIHANDYDPQRLFLGPFKDRPTELIPKLGGVLTNPNCEFYPNFVAIHTLATWCKATADGGQRDVEMSDEEHDPCYSPKKALTLALTDWLQEFLNTDQPGARLKKESSGEEPMQTDGGETPHVPGPGENPLYTAEPLTLDDLKLLSDLFYLPYEYGPTARTMLQELDWLRKHSWAAAAETDKTAEWCSRAQQFDGMCEAVVQMFNRLSNAPNRCILYDLYNYICDIKSGVGLARAYVKALGGQGRPSAQLMNTDPEPWGFRGGLSGEFQRMLPCHGNRDLFREPPMSAVYCIRPYCPEDKTEVQRIFREMQSAGEGKVPLTMQPPLICDGLSAGEISPSPQCALVLEDEIGVCGYALALTDAKPAAGKIQRAVSDSVFKDFPSLVTMQVLPRVTDPSPAKRMIGRLLSSVRSSGSRGVFCELRQSDRRMIDFYTKLGSFVPIQMAGLPQDILALGTSL